Proteins encoded by one window of Chloroflexota bacterium:
- a CDS encoding transposase: MERSQGRHMSAEEKLRVVEEGRGSGATISEVCRRHQIAYTQ, encoded by the coding sequence GTGGAGAGAAGTCAAGGTAGGCACATGAGTGCTGAAGAGAAGCTGAGGGTAGTGGAGGAGGGGAGGGGGTCGGGGGCCACGATAAGCGAGGTATGCCGACGCCATCAGATTGCCTACACCCAGT